The following coding sequences lie in one Arabidopsis thaliana chromosome 3, partial sequence genomic window:
- a CDS encoding ATPase E1-E2 type family protein / haloacid dehalogenase-like hydrolase family protein, translating into MNLDGETNLKLKHALEITSDEESIKNFRGMIKCEDPNEHLYSFVGTLYFEGKQYPLSPQQILLRDSKLKNTDYVYGVVVFTGHDTKVMQNATDPPSKRSKIEKKMDQIIYILFSILIVIAFTGSVFFGIATRRDMSDNGKLRRWYLRPDHTTVFYDPRRAVAAAFFHFLTALMLYGYLIPISLYVSIEVVKVLQSIFINQDQEMYHEETDRPARARTSNLNEELGQVDTILSDKTGTLTCNSMEFVKCSIAGTAYGRGMTEVEVALRKQKGLMTQEEVGDNESLSIKEQKAVKGFNFWDERIVDGQWINQPNAELIQKFFRVLAICHTAIPDVNSDTGEITYEAESPDEAAFVIASRELGFEFFSRSQTSISLHEIDHMTGEKVDRVYELLHVLEFSSSRKRMSVIVRNPENRLLLLSKGADSVMFKRLAKHGRQNERETKEHIKKYAEAGLRTLVITYREIDEDEYIVWEEEFLNAKTLVTEDRDALIDAAADKIEKDLILLGSTAVEDKLQKGVPDCIEKLSQAGVKIWVLTGDKTETAINIGYACSLLREGMKQILVTLDSSDIEALEKQGDKEAVAKASFQSIKKQLREGMSQTAAVTDNSAKENSEMFGLVIDGKSLTYALDSKLEKEFLELAIRCNSVICCRSSPKQKALVTRLVKNGTGRTTLAIGDGANDVGMLQEADIGVGISGAEGMQAVMASDFAIAQFRFLERLLLVHGHWCYRRITLMICYFFYKNLAFGFTLFWYEAYASFSGKPAYNDWYMSCYNVFFTSLPVIALGVFDQDVSARLCLKYPLLYQEGVQNVLFSWERILGWMLNGVISSMIIFFLTINTMATQAFRKDGQVVDYSVLGVTMYSSVVWTVNCQMAISINYFTWIQHCFIWGSIGVWYLFLVIYGSLPPTFSTTAFQVFVETSAPSPIYWLVLFLVVFSALLPYFTYRAFQIKFRPMYHDIIVEQRRTERTETAPNAVLGELPVQVEFTLHHLRANLSRRDSWN; encoded by the exons ATGAATCTTGATGGAGAGACTAACTTGAAGCTTAAGCACGCGTTGGAGATAACATCGGACGAAGAATCGATCAAGAACTTCAGAGGAATGATCAAATGTGAGGATCCTAATGAGCATCTTTATTCCTTTGTGGGAACACTTTACTTTGAAGGAAAGCAATATCCTTTATCTCCTCAGCAGATACTATTGAGAGATTCCAAACTGAAAAATACGGATTATGTATACGGCGTGGTTGTTTTTACCGGTCATGACACTAAAGTGATGCAGAATGCTACCGATCCTCCTTCTAAGAGGAGtaagattgagaaaaaaatggatcAGATTATTTACATTCTCTTCAGTATCTTGATTGTGATAGCGTTTACTGGATCTGTATTCTTCGGGATTGCAACGAGAAGGGATATGAGTGATAATGGGAAGCTAAGAAGATGGTATCTTAGACCAGATCATACTACTGTTTTCTATGATCCTCGGAGAGCGGTTGCTGCtgctttctttcatttcttgaCCGCTTTAATGCTATACGGTTACTTAATACCGATATCTTTATATGTGTCTATTGAAGTTGTGAAGGTGTTACAGAGTATTTTCATTAACCAAGATCAAGAAATGTACCATGAAGAAACAGATAGGCCTGCTCGTGCAAGAACGTCGAATCTTAATGAAGAGCTTGGACAAGTTGATACAATTCTCTCGGATAAAACAGGTACTTTGACTTGCAACTCAATGGAGTTTGTGAAATGTTCGATTGCTGGAACAGCTTATGGTCGCGGTATGACCGAAGTAGAAGTGGCTTTGAGAAAGCAAAAGGGTCTTATGACTCAAGAAGAAGTTGGTGATAATGAATCTTTATCCATTAAGGAGCAAAAAGCGGTTAAAGGTTTTAACTTCTGGGATGAGAGAATAGTTGATGGACAATGGATTAATCAACCAAATGCAGAACTTATTCAGAAGTTCTTTCGTGTGTTGGCTATTTGCCACACTGCTATTCCTGATGTTAACAGCGATACAGGAGAGATCACATATGAAGCTGAGTCTCCGGATGAAGCGGCTTTTGTTATAGCTTCTCGAGAGCTTGGATTTGAATTCTTTTCAAGGTCCCAAACTAGTATTTCCTTGCATGAAATAGACCACATGACCGGTGAAAAAGTTGATAG AGTATATGAGCTTCTTCATGTCCTAGAGTTCAGCAGTTCACGGAAAAGAATGTCGGTGATTGTCCGAAATCCCGAAAACCGGTTGTTGTTGCTTTCGAAAGGCGCAGACAG TGTAATGTTTAAAAGACTTGCGAAACATGGACGGCaaaatgagagagagacaaaggaACATATCAAGAAGTATGCAGAGGCGGGTTTAAGAACATTAGTGATTACATATAGAGAAATCGATGAAGACGAGTACATAGTGTGGGAAGAGGAGTTTCTGAATGCCAAAACTTTGGTTACTGAAGATAGAGATGCTTTAATTGATGCAGCTGCTGATAAGATTGAGAAAGATTTGATTCTTCTTGGTTCTACTGCAGTGGAAGACAAACTGCAGAAAGGT GTTCCAGATTGTATTGAGAAGTTATCTCAGGCTGGAGTCAAGATTTGGGTTTTAACCGGCGATAAGACAGAAACCGCGATAAATATCGG ATATGCTTGTAGTCTCTTAAGAGAAGGCATGAAACAGATTTTGGTAACTCTAGATTCATCTGACATTGAAGCATTGGAAAAACAAGGAGACAAGGAGGCTGTTGCAaag gCTTCTTTTCAAAGTATTAAAAAACAGTTACGAGAAGGAATGTCACAAACTGCTGCAGTAACCGATAATTCAGCTAAAGAAAACTCGGAAATGTTTGGTTTAGTGATTGATGGAAAGTCTTTAACTTATGCATTGGACTCAAAGCTGGAGAAAGAGTTCTTGGAACTTGCGATTCGATGTAATTCTGTTATATGTTGTCGGTCTTCGCCAAAACAAAAGGCGCTC GTTACAAGATTGGTAAAGAATGGGACAGGTAGAACAACACTGGCCATTGGAGATGGCGCAAATGATGTTGGAATGCTTCAAGAAGCCGATATTGGAGTTGGTATAAGTGGTGCTGAAGGAATGCAg GCGGTGATGGCTAGTGATTTTGCGATTGCTCAGTTTCGGTTTCTGGAACGTTTATTACTTGTTCACGGTCATTGGTGTTATAGACGAATCACATTGATG ATATGTTACTTCTTCTACAAGAACCTCGCATTCGGGTTCACGCTGTTTTGGTATGAAGCTTATGCTTCTTTCTCTGGAAAACCGGCGTATAACGATTGGTACATGTCGTGCTACAACGTCTTCTTCACTTCACTTCCTGTTATCGCCCTTGGAGTCTTCGATCAAGACGTCTCTGCTCGCCTTTGTCTCAAG TATCCGTTGCTATACCAAGAAGGAGTACAAAACGTATTATTCAGCTGGGAACGGATCCTAGGATGGATGTTGAATGGAGTCATAAGCTCAATGATCATTTTCTTCCTCACTATCAACACAATGGCAACTCAAGCTTTTAGGAAAGATGGACAAGTAGTTGATTACTCGGTCCTCGGAGTCACAATGTACTCTTCCGTGGTCTGGACTGTGAATTGCCAAATGGCGATTTCGATAAACTACTTCACTTGGATCCAACATTGCTTCATATGGGGAAGCATTGGGGTTTGgtatttgtttcttgtcaTCTACGGTTCCCTTCCTCCGACGTTTTCCACTACCGCGTTTCAGGTCTTCGTCGAGACTTCAGCACCGAGTCCGATCTATTGGCTCGTTCTTTTCCTTGTGGTGTTCTCTGCTCTCTTGCCTTATTTCACTTACAGGGCGTTTCAGATTAAGTTCAGACCAATGTACCACGATATTATTGTTGAACAGAGGAGAACAGAACGGACAGAGACCGCGCCAAATGCGGTTCTTGGTGAGCTTCCGGTGCAAGTTGAGTTTACTTTGCATCATCTTAGGGCAAATTTGTCTAGAAGAGATTCTTGGAATTGA
- a CDS encoding ATPase E1-E2 type family protein / haloacid dehalogenase-like hydrolase family protein (ATPase E1-E2 type family protein / haloacid dehalogenase-like hydrolase family protein; FUNCTIONS IN: ATPase activity, coupled to transmembrane movement of ions, phosphorylative mechanism; INVOLVED IN: metabolic process, ATP biosynthetic process, phospholipid transport; LOCATED IN: integral to membrane, membrane; EXPRESSED IN: 22 plant structures; EXPRESSED DURING: 14 growth stages; CONTAINS InterPro DOMAIN/s: Haloacid dehalogenase-like hydrolase (InterPro:IPR005834), ATPase, P-type, phospholipid-translocating, flippase (InterPro:IPR006539), ATPase, P-type, ATPase-associated domain (InterPro:IPR008250), ATPase, P-type, K/Mg/Cd/Cu/Zn/Na/Ca/Na/H-transporter (InterPro:IPR001757), ATPase, P-type phosphorylation site (InterPro:IPR018303); BEST Arabidopsis thaliana protein match is: ATPase E1-E2 type family protein / haloacid dehalogenase-like hydrolase family protein (TAIR:AT1G68710.1); Has 13753 Blast hits to 12595 proteins in 1702 species: Archae - 134; Bacteria - 4536; Metazoa - 3490; Fungi - 2070; Plants - 981; Viruses - 3; Other Eukaryotes - 2539 (source: NCBI BLink).), producing the protein MAGERRKGMKFSKLYSFKCFKPFSREDHSQIGSRGYSRVVFCNDPDNPEALQLNYRGNYVSTTKYTAANFIPKSLFEQFRRVANIYFLVVAFVSFSPLAPYTAPSVLAPLLIVIGATMVKEGVEDLRRRKQDVEANNRKVEVLGKTGTFVETKWKNLRVGDLVKVHKDEYFPADLLLLSSSYEDGICYVETMNLDGETNLKLKHALEITSDEESIKNFRGMIKCEDPNEHLYSFVGTLYFEGKQYPLSPQQILLRDSKLKNTDYVYGVVVFTGHDTKVMQNATDPPSKRSKIEKKMDQIIYILFSILIVIAFTGSVFFGIATRRDMSDNGKLRRWYLRPDHTTVFYDPRRAVAAAFFHFLTALMLYGYLIPISLYVSIEVVKVLQSIFINQDQEMYHEETDRPARARTSNLNEELGQVDTILSDKTGTLTCNSMEFVKCSIAGTAYGRGMTEVEVALRKQKGLMTQEEVGDNESLSIKEQKAVKGFNFWDERIVDGQWINQPNAELIQKFFRVLAICHTAIPDVNSDTGEITYEAESPDEAAFVIASRELGFEFFSRSQTSISLHEIDHMTGEKVDRVYELLHVLEFSSSRKRMSVIVRNPENRLLLLSKGADSVMFKRLAKHGRQNERETKEHIKKYAEAGLRTLVITYREIDEDEYIVWEEEFLNAKTLVTEDRDALIDAAADKIEKDLILLGSTAVEDKLQKGVPDCIEKLSQAGVKIWVLTGDKTETAINIGYACSLLREGMKQILVTLDSSDIEALEKQGDKEAVAKASFQSIKKQLREGMSQTAAVTDNSAKENSEMFGLVIDGKSLTYALDSKLEKEFLELAIRCNSVICCRSSPKQKALVTRLVKNGTGRTTLAIGDGANDVGMLQEADIGVGISGAEGMQAVMASDFAIAQFRFLERLLLVHGHWCYRRITLMICYFFYKNLAFGFTLFWYEAYASFSGKPAYNDWYMSCYNVFFTSLPVIALGVFDQDVSARLCLKYPLLYQEGVQNVLFSWERILGWMLNGVISSMIIFFLTINTMATQAFRKDGQVVDYSVLGVTMYSSVVWTVNCQMAISINYFTWIQHCFIWGSIGVWYLFLVIYGSLPPTFSTTAFQVFVETSAPSPIYWLVLFLVVFSALLPYFTYRAFQIKFRPMYHDIIVEQRRTERTETAPNAVLGELPVQVEFTLHHLRANLSRRDSWN; encoded by the exons ATGGCTGGAGAGAGGAGAAAAGGGATGAAATTCAGTAAATTATATTCTTTCAAGTGTTTTAAACCATTCTCTAGAGAAGATCATTCTCAGATTGGTTCAAGAGGTTACTCAAGAGTTGTGTTCTGTAATGATCCTGATAATCCTGAAGCTCTTCAGCTTAATTACAGAGGAAATTATGTGTCAACCACTAAGTATACTGCTGCTAATTTCATCCCAAAGTCTTTGTTTGAGCAGTTTAGAAGAGttgcaaatatatatttcctcGTTGTTGCTTTCGTTTCTTTTAGTCCTTTGGCTCCTTATACCGCTCCTAGCGTTCTTGCACCGCTCTTGATTGTTATCGGTGCTACCATGGTTAAAGAAGGTGTTGAAGatttgaggagaagaaaacaa GATGTTGAAGCTAACAATAGGAAAGTTGAAGTTCTTGGTAAAACCGGAACATTTGTCGAAACGAAGTGGAAAAATCTCCGTGTTGGTGATCTTGTGAAGGTTCATAAAGATGAGTACTTCCCTGCTGATCTTCTACTGCTTTCATCTAGCTATGAAGATGGGATTTGTTATGTTGAAACTATGAATCTTGATGGAGAGACTAACTTGAAGCTTAAGCACGCGTTGGAGATAACATCGGACGAAGAATCGATCAAGAACTTCAGAGGAATGATCAAATGTGAGGATCCTAATGAGCATCTTTATTCCTTTGTGGGAACACTTTACTTTGAAGGAAAGCAATATCCTTTATCTCCTCAGCAGATACTATTGAGAGATTCCAAACTGAAAAATACGGATTATGTATACGGCGTGGTTGTTTTTACCGGTCATGACACTAAAGTGATGCAGAATGCTACCGATCCTCCTTCTAAGAGGAGtaagattgagaaaaaaatggatcAGATTATTTACATTCTCTTCAGTATCTTGATTGTGATAGCGTTTACTGGATCTGTATTCTTCGGGATTGCAACGAGAAGGGATATGAGTGATAATGGGAAGCTAAGAAGATGGTATCTTAGACCAGATCATACTACTGTTTTCTATGATCCTCGGAGAGCGGTTGCTGCtgctttctttcatttcttgaCCGCTTTAATGCTATACGGTTACTTAATACCGATATCTTTATATGTGTCTATTGAAGTTGTGAAGGTGTTACAGAGTATTTTCATTAACCAAGATCAAGAAATGTACCATGAAGAAACAGATAGGCCTGCTCGTGCAAGAACGTCGAATCTTAATGAAGAGCTTGGACAAGTTGATACAATTCTCTCGGATAAAACAGGTACTTTGACTTGCAACTCAATGGAGTTTGTGAAATGTTCGATTGCTGGAACAGCTTATGGTCGCGGTATGACCGAAGTAGAAGTGGCTTTGAGAAAGCAAAAGGGTCTTATGACTCAAGAAGAAGTTGGTGATAATGAATCTTTATCCATTAAGGAGCAAAAAGCGGTTAAAGGTTTTAACTTCTGGGATGAGAGAATAGTTGATGGACAATGGATTAATCAACCAAATGCAGAACTTATTCAGAAGTTCTTTCGTGTGTTGGCTATTTGCCACACTGCTATTCCTGATGTTAACAGCGATACAGGAGAGATCACATATGAAGCTGAGTCTCCGGATGAAGCGGCTTTTGTTATAGCTTCTCGAGAGCTTGGATTTGAATTCTTTTCAAGGTCCCAAACTAGTATTTCCTTGCATGAAATAGACCACATGACCGGTGAAAAAGTTGATAG AGTATATGAGCTTCTTCATGTCCTAGAGTTCAGCAGTTCACGGAAAAGAATGTCGGTGATTGTCCGAAATCCCGAAAACCGGTTGTTGTTGCTTTCGAAAGGCGCAGACAG TGTAATGTTTAAAAGACTTGCGAAACATGGACGGCaaaatgagagagagacaaaggaACATATCAAGAAGTATGCAGAGGCGGGTTTAAGAACATTAGTGATTACATATAGAGAAATCGATGAAGACGAGTACATAGTGTGGGAAGAGGAGTTTCTGAATGCCAAAACTTTGGTTACTGAAGATAGAGATGCTTTAATTGATGCAGCTGCTGATAAGATTGAGAAAGATTTGATTCTTCTTGGTTCTACTGCAGTGGAAGACAAACTGCAGAAAGGT GTTCCAGATTGTATTGAGAAGTTATCTCAGGCTGGAGTCAAGATTTGGGTTTTAACCGGCGATAAGACAGAAACCGCGATAAATATCGG ATATGCTTGTAGTCTCTTAAGAGAAGGCATGAAACAGATTTTGGTAACTCTAGATTCATCTGACATTGAAGCATTGGAAAAACAAGGAGACAAGGAGGCTGTTGCAaag gCTTCTTTTCAAAGTATTAAAAAACAGTTACGAGAAGGAATGTCACAAACTGCTGCAGTAACCGATAATTCAGCTAAAGAAAACTCGGAAATGTTTGGTTTAGTGATTGATGGAAAGTCTTTAACTTATGCATTGGACTCAAAGCTGGAGAAAGAGTTCTTGGAACTTGCGATTCGATGTAATTCTGTTATATGTTGTCGGTCTTCGCCAAAACAAAAGGCGCTC GTTACAAGATTGGTAAAGAATGGGACAGGTAGAACAACACTGGCCATTGGAGATGGCGCAAATGATGTTGGAATGCTTCAAGAAGCCGATATTGGAGTTGGTATAAGTGGTGCTGAAGGAATGCAg GCGGTGATGGCTAGTGATTTTGCGATTGCTCAGTTTCGGTTTCTGGAACGTTTATTACTTGTTCACGGTCATTGGTGTTATAGACGAATCACATTGATG ATATGTTACTTCTTCTACAAGAACCTCGCATTCGGGTTCACGCTGTTTTGGTATGAAGCTTATGCTTCTTTCTCTGGAAAACCGGCGTATAACGATTGGTACATGTCGTGCTACAACGTCTTCTTCACTTCACTTCCTGTTATCGCCCTTGGAGTCTTCGATCAAGACGTCTCTGCTCGCCTTTGTCTCAAG TATCCGTTGCTATACCAAGAAGGAGTACAAAACGTATTATTCAGCTGGGAACGGATCCTAGGATGGATGTTGAATGGAGTCATAAGCTCAATGATCATTTTCTTCCTCACTATCAACACAATGGCAACTCAAGCTTTTAGGAAAGATGGACAAGTAGTTGATTACTCGGTCCTCGGAGTCACAATGTACTCTTCCGTGGTCTGGACTGTGAATTGCCAAATGGCGATTTCGATAAACTACTTCACTTGGATCCAACATTGCTTCATATGGGGAAGCATTGGGGTTTGgtatttgtttcttgtcaTCTACGGTTCCCTTCCTCCGACGTTTTCCACTACCGCGTTTCAGGTCTTCGTCGAGACTTCAGCACCGAGTCCGATCTATTGGCTCGTTCTTTTCCTTGTGGTGTTCTCTGCTCTCTTGCCTTATTTCACTTACAGGGCGTTTCAGATTAAGTTCAGACCAATGTACCACGATATTATTGTTGAACAGAGGAGAACAGAACGGACAGAGACCGCGCCAAATGCGGTTCTTGGTGAGCTTCCGGTGCAAGTTGAGTTTACTTTGCATCATCTTAGGGCAAATTTGTCTAGAAGAGATTCTTGGAATTGA
- a CDS encoding ATPase E1-E2 type family protein / haloacid dehalogenase-like hydrolase family protein, with the protein MAGERRKGMKFSKLYSFKCFKPFSREDHSQIGSRGYSRVVFCNDPDNPEALQLNYRGNYVSTTKYTAANFIPKSLFEQFRRVANIYFLVVAFVSFSPLAPYTAPSVLAPLLIVIGATMVKEGVEDLRRRKQDVEANNRKVEVLGKTGTFVETKWKNLRVGDLVKVHKDEYFPADLLLLSSSYEDGICYVETMNLDGETNLKLKHALEITSDEESIKNFRGMIKCEDPNEHLYSFVGTLYFEGKQYPLSPQQILLRDSKLKNTDYVYGVVVFTGHDTKVMQNATDPPSKRSKIEKKMDQIIYILFSILIVIAFTGSVFFGIATRRDMSDNGKLRRWYLRPDHTTVFYDPRRAVAAAFFHFLTALMLYGYLIPISLYVSIEVVKVLQSIFINQDQEMYHEETDRPARARTSNLNEELGQVDTILSDKTGTLTCNSMEFVKCSIAGTAYGRGMTEVEVALRKQKGLMTQEEVGDNESLSIKEQKAVKGFNFWDERIVDGQWINQPNAELIQKFFRVLAICHTAIPDVNSDTGEITYEAESPDEAAFVIASRELGFEFFSRSQTSISLHEIDHMTGEKVDRVYELLHVLEFSSSRKRMSVIVRNPENRLLLLSKGADSVMFKRLAKHGRQNERETKEHIKKYAEAGLRTLVITYREIDEDEYIVWEEEFLNAKTLVTEDRDALIDAAADKIEKDLILLGSTAVEDKLQKGVPDCIEKLSQAGVKIWVLTGDKTETAINIGYACSLLREGMKQILVTLDSSDIEALEKQGDKEAVAKASFQSIKKQLREGMSQTAAVTDNSAKENSEMFGLVIDGKSLTYALDSKLEKEFLELAIRCNSVICCRSSPKQKALVTRLVKNGTGRTTLAIGDGANDVGMLQEADIGVGISGAEGMQAVMASDFAIAQFRFLERLLLVHGHWCYRRITLMICYFFYKNLAFGFTLFWYEAYASFSGKPAYNDWYMSCYNVFFTSLPVIALGVFDQDVSARLCLKVEILLCLS; encoded by the exons ATGGCTGGAGAGAGGAGAAAAGGGATGAAATTCAGTAAATTATATTCTTTCAAGTGTTTTAAACCATTCTCTAGAGAAGATCATTCTCAGATTGGTTCAAGAGGTTACTCAAGAGTTGTGTTCTGTAATGATCCTGATAATCCTGAAGCTCTTCAGCTTAATTACAGAGGAAATTATGTGTCAACCACTAAGTATACTGCTGCTAATTTCATCCCAAAGTCTTTGTTTGAGCAGTTTAGAAGAGttgcaaatatatatttcctcGTTGTTGCTTTCGTTTCTTTTAGTCCTTTGGCTCCTTATACCGCTCCTAGCGTTCTTGCACCGCTCTTGATTGTTATCGGTGCTACCATGGTTAAAGAAGGTGTTGAAGatttgaggagaagaaaacaa GATGTTGAAGCTAACAATAGGAAAGTTGAAGTTCTTGGTAAAACCGGAACATTTGTCGAAACGAAGTGGAAAAATCTCCGTGTTGGTGATCTTGTGAAGGTTCATAAAGATGAGTACTTCCCTGCTGATCTTCTACTGCTTTCATCTAGCTATGAAGATGGGATTTGTTATGTTGAAACTATGAATCTTGATGGAGAGACTAACTTGAAGCTTAAGCACGCGTTGGAGATAACATCGGACGAAGAATCGATCAAGAACTTCAGAGGAATGATCAAATGTGAGGATCCTAATGAGCATCTTTATTCCTTTGTGGGAACACTTTACTTTGAAGGAAAGCAATATCCTTTATCTCCTCAGCAGATACTATTGAGAGATTCCAAACTGAAAAATACGGATTATGTATACGGCGTGGTTGTTTTTACCGGTCATGACACTAAAGTGATGCAGAATGCTACCGATCCTCCTTCTAAGAGGAGtaagattgagaaaaaaatggatcAGATTATTTACATTCTCTTCAGTATCTTGATTGTGATAGCGTTTACTGGATCTGTATTCTTCGGGATTGCAACGAGAAGGGATATGAGTGATAATGGGAAGCTAAGAAGATGGTATCTTAGACCAGATCATACTACTGTTTTCTATGATCCTCGGAGAGCGGTTGCTGCtgctttctttcatttcttgaCCGCTTTAATGCTATACGGTTACTTAATACCGATATCTTTATATGTGTCTATTGAAGTTGTGAAGGTGTTACAGAGTATTTTCATTAACCAAGATCAAGAAATGTACCATGAAGAAACAGATAGGCCTGCTCGTGCAAGAACGTCGAATCTTAATGAAGAGCTTGGACAAGTTGATACAATTCTCTCGGATAAAACAGGTACTTTGACTTGCAACTCAATGGAGTTTGTGAAATGTTCGATTGCTGGAACAGCTTATGGTCGCGGTATGACCGAAGTAGAAGTGGCTTTGAGAAAGCAAAAGGGTCTTATGACTCAAGAAGAAGTTGGTGATAATGAATCTTTATCCATTAAGGAGCAAAAAGCGGTTAAAGGTTTTAACTTCTGGGATGAGAGAATAGTTGATGGACAATGGATTAATCAACCAAATGCAGAACTTATTCAGAAGTTCTTTCGTGTGTTGGCTATTTGCCACACTGCTATTCCTGATGTTAACAGCGATACAGGAGAGATCACATATGAAGCTGAGTCTCCGGATGAAGCGGCTTTTGTTATAGCTTCTCGAGAGCTTGGATTTGAATTCTTTTCAAGGTCCCAAACTAGTATTTCCTTGCATGAAATAGACCACATGACCGGTGAAAAAGTTGATAG AGTATATGAGCTTCTTCATGTCCTAGAGTTCAGCAGTTCACGGAAAAGAATGTCGGTGATTGTCCGAAATCCCGAAAACCGGTTGTTGTTGCTTTCGAAAGGCGCAGACAG TGTAATGTTTAAAAGACTTGCGAAACATGGACGGCaaaatgagagagagacaaaggaACATATCAAGAAGTATGCAGAGGCGGGTTTAAGAACATTAGTGATTACATATAGAGAAATCGATGAAGACGAGTACATAGTGTGGGAAGAGGAGTTTCTGAATGCCAAAACTTTGGTTACTGAAGATAGAGATGCTTTAATTGATGCAGCTGCTGATAAGATTGAGAAAGATTTGATTCTTCTTGGTTCTACTGCAGTGGAAGACAAACTGCAGAAAGGT GTTCCAGATTGTATTGAGAAGTTATCTCAGGCTGGAGTCAAGATTTGGGTTTTAACCGGCGATAAGACAGAAACCGCGATAAATATCGG ATATGCTTGTAGTCTCTTAAGAGAAGGCATGAAACAGATTTTGGTAACTCTAGATTCATCTGACATTGAAGCATTGGAAAAACAAGGAGACAAGGAGGCTGTTGCAaag gCTTCTTTTCAAAGTATTAAAAAACAGTTACGAGAAGGAATGTCACAAACTGCTGCAGTAACCGATAATTCAGCTAAAGAAAACTCGGAAATGTTTGGTTTAGTGATTGATGGAAAGTCTTTAACTTATGCATTGGACTCAAAGCTGGAGAAAGAGTTCTTGGAACTTGCGATTCGATGTAATTCTGTTATATGTTGTCGGTCTTCGCCAAAACAAAAGGCGCTC GTTACAAGATTGGTAAAGAATGGGACAGGTAGAACAACACTGGCCATTGGAGATGGCGCAAATGATGTTGGAATGCTTCAAGAAGCCGATATTGGAGTTGGTATAAGTGGTGCTGAAGGAATGCAg GCGGTGATGGCTAGTGATTTTGCGATTGCTCAGTTTCGGTTTCTGGAACGTTTATTACTTGTTCACGGTCATTGGTGTTATAGACGAATCACATTGATG ATATGTTACTTCTTCTACAAGAACCTCGCATTCGGGTTCACGCTGTTTTGGTATGAAGCTTATGCTTCTTTCTCTGGAAAACCGGCGTATAACGATTGGTACATGTCGTGCTACAACGTCTTCTTCACTTCACTTCCTGTTATCGCCCTTGGAGTCTTCGATCAAGACGTCTCTGCTCGCCTTTGTCTCAAGGTAGAGAttcttctctgtctttcttga